The Methylocaldum marinum genome includes the window AGACGGGCCAGGGAATCCTGGTCGATCACGAACGAACGAAGAAGCATTGGAGGCGCTTGTAGTGCGACTCCACCTTGGCTTTGCCGCCGAAACCGATCGCCAGTTCGGCCAGGTTGACGCTACGGACCTACAGTAGGCCTAACAGGAAACCGATCCGTGCCTCGTGCCAAGGCAGGTATTCGGGCAGGGCTGTTCAACGCTTGATGCCCTTGTCATTCAAGACGCGCTCCAGGTCCATCGCGTTATCGTAAAGGGCGGCGTGAATATTGGATTGGCCGTTGTGACGTAGGCGATTCAACGCGAAATGGCGGAGATGGGCGAACACACCGGGGTTCTTGCGGATGCGGCTCGCGTCCTCGCCGAGCGCGGTGTCCAGCACGTCGTGGAGCCGGTTTTCGATCCCCCAGTGCCCGCGAATGGCCTCGGCCAAGGTGGCCGTCGAGGCGTCGCGGGTGACGAGGTCGTCAGCGACAGGTGCCTGACGCGGCTCAAAACAGCGGCGGCGGGGATTGAATTCCTCCACGTGACGGCGGACCTCGACCACGGCTTTGAAAGGGGCGTGCCAGGGTTCGGGACCGGTCCCTTCGGGCAGAGACCAGACCCGTGCCGTGCGTTGTTCGATGCGATTACGCCGGCCGAGGTTCACCGTGTAGGTCTGCTCGGCGTGGGGCTGCGTCTGACAAACCGCCCGTACGGCCGCGCGTGGCTTGGGATGATTGCCTTTGAGTTGGACCAGCAGGTCGCTCCCGGTGGCGATCACGGCCTCAACCGTTTTTTTGAAGATGGAGGGCGTCGAGCGTGTACAGCCGCCCGGCCAGCCCCAGTGTTTCGATGAGCCGCTGGGCGGCCTGGATTTCGTGGTCCTTGCCGGCATCCTCGATCAGCACCTGGTCCAGCACGATCCGCTCTCCGACGGCGAAGGCGCTCAGCACCTGGGCGGCCCGGCGGTCCTCGAAGCGATCCAGGCTGCCGTGCAGGGTCTTGCCATCGAGCGCGATGACGGCGGCGTCCTCGGCCAGGGGCAGCGCGTGGGCGCGAAAATGCGGGGCGATCGCCTCCACGTCCAACCCGTGCAAGGCGTAGCGGATCGAACTGTAGGCGGGCGTCCGCCGCCAGCGGCAGCCGAACGCCTCGTTCAGCCGCGCCTGATGGGTACGGATGAACGGATGAATCCGGCGGTACGAGGTCGCTCCGCTCATCACCGCCAGAATACTGAACAGCAGCAGGTGGGGAAGATCGTACAACTTCCCTTGCGCGCGACGGTGATCCGGAATCGGCAGTAGGCCCTGTTTTAACGGGGACAACGATTCACTCCCTCGGCAAATCAAAACCTTGTACCCGAATTCATAAGAATTGAACAGCCGTGGGTATTTGGATTGGACGGCCTTGAGTTCTCGGATAGGGTCGTTCGAGAGGGCAGTCATCGGTCAGAAAAAGCCGCCAGCTTAACCAAAGTTAATCAAATAGCTAAGATTTTTGTCCTGTACTTGGATTTTCACCTTTAACTTCAGCTGACGTCAGAAGACAAAACGTTACAGGGGATACAAATGGCCGTTATCTATGTTGCTAAACCGGGTGATTCCTTATCAAGAATACTTCAACGCGCTGGCGGCTCATGGCTACGAGAAGAATGGCGCAATCGTCTAATGCAAATCAATCCGCATATTAATGATCCTAATCGAATCGAAATTAATCAGCTAATATTGGTGCCAGAATCTCCAAACGAGATTGTGTTGCAAGACCAGGTCGATTATGTATCACGTGTAAGAAACGCATCCAACGACGGTTTTCTGAGGAAAGAAATTGAGAGATTTGCGCAGCAGCGAGAAGAAGCAGCGAGGCGACAGCAGTTTTTCCAGAAGTTGGATCGCATTAATGAGCTAACAGGTGCTGGGATTATATATTCTGACAAGTCCGGTAAACCAATAACGATAAGAAACCCAATCGGTAATAAGAAAAAAACTATAGTTATTCGCGATGATTCTACTGCAAACAGTAATGACCCTGTAAACGAGCGAATTGTATCTGAATTAACTGGAACTGTATTAGCATGTACTGCGGGCGTTTTAGGCGTAATTGCTATTTTTGGTTCCTCAGCATTAATTCCGGTTTCAGGCGGTGCTAGTACTGCATTAACATATCTCGCTATTAGCGCTACCGGCGCATCTTTAGCTCAATGTGGCATAGGCGCGTTTAGGGTTTACAGGCTATCAAAAGGTGACGTTGAGACGGTTGATTGGCTGGATTCACAGGAATGGTTCATATATACAAGCATAACCTTGGATTCAATATCCGTAGCCGGCGGTGTAAGCACAACGGCGATCGGTATTAAAGCCTTGTTTGCGATGAAAAAAGCCGCGCCCGGTAAATCAATTTTTGATCTGTTAAAAGGCTTACAGAGACACGAACGTAAACGCTTGACGGAAGAATTGATTCGCCTCCAGAATCCAGGTATTAGCAATAAAGCGCTTAAGGAAATGATTCGAACAGGAATGGTTCCAAAAAGGTTTAAACAAACTGTTATAAATCAGTCGCTACGAACACAGGTTATAGATCTTTTTGGTGCTGGTGCAAGTTTGTTAGGTAGCGGTTTAAGTGGTGTAGTCAATAGACATTATCGGAAACCACCTTTCATAACCGGAACAGAGGAAAAGGCCGGCTATCAATAACTCTGGTTTCGGCAGTAGCGCCTATAATTGTGCAGGCCGCAGGCCAATTCAATGACGACATCGTCGTAGCCTTCCTTGGTGTTCCTGAACACGTCTTTGACGACGCGGCACCGCTTGATTCCCGAGATGATGTGTTCGATGATCACGCGGATGCTTGAGTGGAGCCGGTTGGCCTCCTGGTCGTCGGCCGAAAGCCGGCCGTTGCGCGGCCTCTTCTTCGGCTGGTGGACTGTGACATTCGCCAGTTCGTGTCCCTGGAAGCCGCTGTCGCGATACAGCTCGACGCCGTCGGGGAACCGGGTCCCTTCTTCGTCGCAGATCTTCTTGTCGTGCTTCTTGCCCTCATGGGTCGAGCCCAAGTACTTGACCTGCCGGTCCTCCAGGCCGCCGACAAGGTTGTTCTTCACGGTGTGGCATTTTTTTTACCGCTGTAGTGGATGCGTTGCCCCAGGTCGTTGACGGGGCGGTTGATGCGCCTTTCCGTCCCGTCTATGCCCAAGTCCTGCCGCGTCTCCTGCTCCAGCCTGGACAGCATCTCCTCGGTGAGCCGGGCGGGCTTGTGCCCGCGGGCGTCAAGTGTCTTGTTGAGCACCCTGCTCAACAAGTGGATCGTGAAGTTGGCCTGGGGGTTGGCTCATGCCGAACAGATGCGCGATGACCTCTTGCAGAGGGTAGGTCTTCAGATAGAACAGGATGAACAGCAGCCGGTCGGCCATGCTCGCGATAATCGGCGGACGCCCTCCTTTAGTCAGGTTCCTGCCGGTTTCTTCGTCCCATGTCGCCGCAAAAGAAACCAAGCGTTCCTCAAACTCGGAGGCCTTCAGACTGGTCATGGCCATCAATGTCTTCGGCTTTTGCTTCACGTCTTCGTAGGAAACCATACTCTTGCCCTTAGTTCTCTTCGTTATTCAATGACAGACTGTCATGCTAGTTTCCGATAATGTCTAATATGACGGGATCAAAAGTATCAATTTTATTATTCGAGCCGGTAGAAGATTAGTGCCAAGTCATAACAAAGAAGACAAATTAGAAGAAATAAAGGAAAAACTACTTGATCCGTTCGAGCCGGTTTTTCCTATGCCGGGAATGTGGCATTTCTCGTTTGCGATGATATTGGCGTTGGTTGCTTTCTTTGGATCTATTATTGTTTTATTGGACTTTATGTATATAGATCCAAAGGTGCAATTCTTTGTCATCGTTGGAGCGGCTTTTTCGTTCACGGCTGTTCTAGTTGCTAGCGTGATGGGTTATATGTGGGCTACAAATACTTTGCGCTTCGTGGCTCTGTCTCCTGTGGTAATTGTGGTTATAAGCCTATTCGATCAAAAAGATATAGGCGTTTTTACTTTGGTGCTTGTGGTATTTACAATCGTAGCTATTGTGTTGATGCTCTCAAAAAGTTTTAGGGCTCTAATAAATATCTTGGCCATACGACGACATAGGATTCGCGAGATGAAAAAAGACGGAACTTACAAAGGAAAGCTTACCGAAGCAAGGCGACGCTGGAAGATAAAATAGTAAATAAAGCGTCAGACCTGATTGACTGACAAAACTCGTACAAGAAGATGGAAGGCGGAGCACATTAGGGGTTCCGACCAGCCCTTTTAAGCACCCCATTACCCACATCTTTTTACAGATTTTAAATCAATGGGTTGCCTGCCACGCCAAAGTTCCGATTCAAGGCGATGGCCCACTGGCGCAAGCCGAAAATCAAGCACTTGGATCGGCGCGACTGGCCTGGCCTCCATAGGCAAAGGACTTGTGGGTAATGGGGTGCCCTTTTAAGGTGTCCGCTATTGATCCCGGAGCAACGTGTACGTGGAGACATGCATCCCATTACCCACAACTGTCAGCCGACGCCATAGACATTGCGGGCGGCCTGAAACGCCTCAACGCACGCCATGAGCTTCAGCATGCCCTCCCAAAGCGCCTTGGGGCCGGGATGGCCGTCGCCCTTGCGTCCCAGGAAGCCGCCGAAGCCGGCGACCATCCGGGTCATCTCCCCTAGCGTAGGCGGCGTTTCGGGCGGCGGCTGGCGTTTCGCCACCAACCACGCCGCCTGCCATTCCTCGGGAGCGAAAACGACCTCGCAAGGCAACTGCGGACAGTCGCGGCCCAGCGTAACCAAGTGCAGAATCCGCCAGGCGATGATCAGATAAACCACCAACGCTCGTTCCAAGCGCTCCACCGTCGCCAATTGCAGGGCCTCGACCCGGCAGCCGCTTTTCAAAATGCGGAAGAAAATCTCTACCAGCCAGCGCCGGCGGTACCCGGCGATGCGCAGACACGCCTCGTCTAGGGTCTCGACTGCTTCATGGGTGAGCAACAGCCACTCGATGGGCTTCTCGCCGGCCGGCGGCGACTCCTCCCGCGCCAAGATCACAGTGACCTCGCAGGTTTTGCTACCGCACCGCGCCAGCGTCACCC containing:
- a CDS encoding LysM peptidoglycan-binding domain-containing protein; protein product: MAVIYVAKPGDSLSRILQRAGGSWLREEWRNRLMQINPHINDPNRIEINQLILVPESPNEIVLQDQVDYVSRVRNASNDGFLRKEIERFAQQREEAARRQQFFQKLDRINELTGAGIIYSDKSGKPITIRNPIGNKKKTIVIRDDSTANSNDPVNERIVSELTGTVLACTAGVLGVIAIFGSSALIPVSGGASTALTYLAISATGASLAQCGIGAFRVYRLSKGDVETVDWLDSQEWFIYTSITLDSISVAGGVSTTAIGIKALFAMKKAAPGKSIFDLLKGLQRHERKRLTEELIRLQNPGISNKALKEMIRTGMVPKRFKQTVINQSLRTQVIDLFGAGASLLGSGLSGVVNRHYRKPPFITGTEEKAGYQ
- a CDS encoding transposase family protein encodes the protein MKNNLVGGLEDRQVKYLGSTHEGKKHDKKICDEEGTRFPDGVELYRDSGFQGHELANVTVHQPKKRPRNGRLSADDQEANRLHSSIRVIIEHIISGIKRCRVVKDVFRNTKEGYDDVVIELACGLHNYRRYCRNQSY
- a CDS encoding helix-turn-helix domain-containing protein; the protein is MVSYEDVKQKPKTLMAMTSLKASEFEERLVSFAATWDEETGRNLTKGGRPPIIASMADRLLFILFYLKTYPLQEVIAHLFGMSQPPGQLHDPLVEQGAQQDT